The following proteins are co-located in the Frigidibacter mobilis genome:
- the ligD gene encoding DNA ligase D has translation MGLLDTYHGKRDFGQTPEPADPGQSSATALRYSMQKHDATRLHWDLRLEWQGVLLSWAVTRGPSADPSSKRLAVRTEDHPLSYLTFEGVIPKDNYGAGTVMLWDIGHWQPFHDVADGLAEGHLHFALHGRRNTGNWSLVRMKGRRAGDKGRETWLMVKDRDAAAEDAQEGLVERHLTSVATGRDLAGVAAGAPAVAFGPDRKGAMPRFRAPQLATAVKDLPEGAAWLHEVKHDGYRAQVAIGRGGARIFTRSGLDWSDRFSPLLPVLAELPAGTALIDGEIVAGAGLQGFAALQAAIQEGGPFRFYVFDLLHLNGADLAPLPQTERRAALEKLLEDVPARGLVQLSPAIEGEAAPVLAAICEAGGEGIISKLAHAPWRGGRSTAWLKVKCSRRAEFVICGYQPSDKRGRAFASLLLATREGDTLVYRGKVGTGFDDAAQQEIAERLAALARPKTPLEKVPAEGRGAKWVRPELVAEVVYAEVTPEGRLRHARFIALREDKPAVEVQMETEIPAGDRTLVRGTPISSPDRVIFPKPKTTKLDLARYYDAMADRILPTLADRPASLLRLPSGLEGERFFQKHAGKGFPKAIRSLPIEEKDGGTEQYIYIADAEGLVAAAQMGTVEFHPWGARRDRLDRPERLVFDLDPDEGLGFAAVRRAAFDLRGKLEELGLGSWPMVSGGKGVHVIVPLRRTAGWDTVKLFAQLFATLLASGQPDRYTATMAKAARKGRIFIDWLRNERGATAIAPFSVRARPGAPVAVPVSWDELARLRRANGFGLKAAQERAWSDLTLPADATLGEPVLARLEALREKQA, from the coding sequence ATGGGCCTGCTGGACACATATCACGGCAAGCGCGATTTCGGGCAGACGCCGGAACCGGCCGACCCCGGCCAGTCCAGTGCGACCGCCCTGCGCTATTCGATGCAGAAGCATGACGCGACCCGCCTGCATTGGGATCTGCGGCTGGAATGGCAGGGCGTTCTGCTGAGTTGGGCTGTCACCCGCGGCCCCTCTGCCGATCCGTCCAGCAAGCGGCTGGCGGTGCGGACGGAGGACCACCCGCTGAGCTACCTGACCTTCGAAGGAGTGATCCCGAAGGACAATTACGGCGCGGGGACGGTAATGCTGTGGGATATCGGCCATTGGCAGCCTTTCCACGATGTGGCCGACGGCCTGGCCGAAGGCCATCTGCATTTCGCGCTGCACGGCCGGCGCAACACCGGCAACTGGTCGCTGGTGCGGATGAAGGGGCGGCGGGCGGGTGACAAGGGCCGCGAGACCTGGCTGATGGTCAAGGACCGCGATGCCGCCGCCGAAGACGCGCAGGAGGGGCTGGTGGAGCGGCACCTGACCAGCGTTGCCACCGGGCGCGATCTGGCGGGGGTCGCGGCCGGCGCCCCCGCCGTTGCCTTTGGGCCAGATCGCAAGGGCGCGATGCCGCGGTTCCGCGCGCCGCAATTGGCCACCGCGGTGAAGGACCTGCCCGAGGGCGCGGCCTGGCTGCATGAGGTCAAGCATGACGGCTACCGCGCGCAGGTGGCGATCGGACGGGGCGGCGCGCGGATCTTCACCCGCAGCGGGCTCGACTGGTCCGACCGCTTCTCGCCGCTGCTGCCGGTGCTGGCCGAACTGCCCGCCGGGACCGCGCTGATCGACGGCGAGATCGTCGCGGGTGCGGGGTTGCAGGGCTTTGCCGCGCTGCAGGCTGCCATTCAGGAGGGCGGGCCGTTCCGCTTCTATGTCTTCGACCTGTTGCATCTGAATGGCGCCGACCTTGCGCCGCTGCCGCAAACCGAGCGCCGCGCTGCGCTGGAGAAGTTGCTGGAGGACGTGCCCGCCCGCGGCCTCGTGCAACTGTCGCCGGCCATCGAGGGCGAGGCCGCGCCGGTGCTGGCGGCGATCTGCGAGGCGGGCGGCGAGGGGATCATCTCCAAACTCGCCCATGCGCCGTGGCGCGGGGGGCGATCCACCGCCTGGCTGAAGGTGAAGTGCAGCCGCCGGGCAGAGTTCGTGATCTGCGGCTATCAACCCAGCGACAAGCGGGGTCGGGCCTTTGCCTCGCTGTTGCTGGCGACGCGGGAAGGCGACACACTGGTCTATCGCGGCAAGGTCGGCACCGGCTTCGACGATGCGGCGCAACAGGAGATCGCGGAGCGGCTGGCGGCGCTGGCCCGGCCGAAAACCCCGCTGGAGAAGGTACCGGCCGAGGGGCGGGGCGCGAAGTGGGTTCGGCCCGAACTGGTGGCAGAGGTGGTCTATGCCGAGGTGACACCCGAAGGCCGCCTGCGCCACGCGCGGTTCATCGCGCTGCGTGAAGACAAACCGGCAGTGGAGGTGCAGATGGAAACCGAAATCCCCGCGGGCGACCGCACCCTTGTGCGCGGCACCCCGATCAGCAGCCCGGACCGGGTGATCTTTCCCAAGCCGAAGACGACCAAGCTCGACCTTGCCCGCTACTATGACGCGATGGCGGACCGGATCCTGCCGACGCTGGCGGATCGGCCCGCCTCGCTGCTGCGGCTGCCAAGCGGGCTGGAGGGCGAGCGGTTCTTCCAGAAACACGCGGGCAAGGGCTTTCCGAAGGCGATCCGCAGCCTGCCCATCGAGGAGAAGGATGGCGGGACCGAGCAATACATCTACATCGCCGATGCCGAGGGGCTGGTGGCCGCGGCGCAGATGGGCACGGTGGAGTTCCACCCCTGGGGCGCGCGCCGTGACCGGCTCGACCGGCCCGAACGGCTGGTGTTCGATCTGGACCCCGACGAGGGGTTGGGATTTGCCGCCGTGCGTCGCGCGGCGTTCGATCTGCGGGGCAAGCTGGAGGAGTTGGGGCTTGGTTCCTGGCCGATGGTGTCGGGCGGCAAGGGCGTGCATGTGATCGTGCCGCTGCGCCGTACGGCGGGCTGGGACACGGTCAAGCTGTTCGCGCAGCTCTTCGCCACGCTGCTGGCGAGCGGCCAGCCCGACCGCTACACCGCAACGATGGCCAAGGCGGCGCGCAAGGGGCGGATCTTCATCGACTGGCTGCGCAACGAACGCGGGGCGACGGCGATTGCCCCCTTCTCGGTGCGCGCCCGCCCCGGTGCGCCGGTGGCGGTGCCGGTCAGCTGGGACGAACTGGCCAGGCTGCGCCGTGCGAACGGCTTCGGCCTGAAGGCGGCGCAGGAGCGGGCATGGTCGGACCTGACCCTGCCCGCCGATGCCACGCTGGGGGAGCCGGTGCTGGCCCGGCTGGAGGCGCTGCGTGAGAAGCAGGCCTGA
- a CDS encoding fumarylacetoacetate hydrolase family protein, with translation MADTPRFLFAPPAQTTLPVTGSDLLFPVRRVYCVGRNYAEHAREMGHDPDAEPPFFFQKNPDNLATDGRFPYPTLTADLHFEVELAVALHSGGDDIPAETALDCVFGYAAALDMTRRDLQAQAKKAGRPWEAAKAAEHSAPIGPLSPVAAVGHLDGAAISLDVNGARRQQAALAEMIWPVAGIIAHLSRLFTLAPGDVILTGTPAGVGAVQRGDVMEARVDGLAPLRVEVV, from the coding sequence ATGGCCGACACCCCTCGCTTCCTCTTCGCGCCCCCGGCCCAAACAACCCTCCCGGTCACCGGAAGCGACCTCCTCTTCCCCGTCCGTCGCGTCTACTGCGTCGGCCGCAACTATGCCGAGCATGCGCGTGAGATGGGGCATGACCCGGACGCCGAGCCGCCGTTCTTCTTCCAGAAGAACCCGGACAACCTGGCCACGGACGGCCGCTTCCCCTACCCGACCCTCACCGCCGATCTGCATTTCGAGGTGGAGCTGGCCGTCGCCCTGCACAGCGGCGGCGACGATATCCCCGCCGAAACCGCCCTCGACTGCGTCTTCGGCTATGCCGCCGCGCTGGACATGACCCGGCGCGACCTGCAGGCGCAGGCCAAGAAGGCCGGCCGCCCGTGGGAGGCTGCGAAAGCCGCCGAACACTCCGCCCCCATCGGCCCGCTGAGCCCGGTGGCCGCCGTCGGCCATCTGGACGGCGCCGCGATCAGCCTCGACGTGAACGGGGCGCGTCGACAGCAGGCCGCGCTGGCCGAGATGATCTGGCCGGTGGCGGGCATCATCGCGCATCTGTCGCGGCTCTTCACCCTCGCGCCCGGCGATGTGATCCTGACCGGCACCCCCGCCGGGGTGGGCGCGGTGCAGCGCGGCGACGTGATGGAGGCTCGGGTGGATGGCCTCGCGCCGCTGCGAGTCGAAGTCGTTTAA
- a CDS encoding ribonuclease activity regulator RraA, with amino-acid sequence MALDPKTVDILKGVSTATLTTVLLKKGLRNVWMRGTRPIRPGQPRMVGEAFTLRFVPAREDLATPASWASPISTRAAIEAMPEGCIAVADAMGVLDAGIFGDILCARMAKRGVAALVTDGVMRDAVGVLGTGLPVWCDGIAAPPSVAGLTFVGWQEPIACGGVAVFPGDTVVVDEDGAVLIPAAYLDAVLVEAPEQEQMEAWIMTEVDRGVELPGLYPMNDATKTRYQAWKDAQ; translated from the coding sequence ATGGCACTCGACCCGAAGACCGTGGACATCCTCAAGGGCGTCTCCACCGCCACCCTCACCACCGTGCTGCTGAAGAAGGGCCTGCGCAACGTCTGGATGCGCGGCACCAGGCCGATCCGCCCCGGCCAGCCGCGGATGGTGGGCGAGGCCTTCACCCTGCGCTTCGTGCCGGCGCGCGAGGATCTGGCGACCCCGGCCAGCTGGGCCTCGCCGATCTCCACCCGCGCCGCCATCGAGGCGATGCCCGAGGGCTGCATCGCGGTCGCCGATGCGATGGGCGTGCTCGACGCCGGCATCTTCGGCGACATCCTTTGCGCGCGGATGGCCAAGCGGGGCGTGGCCGCGCTGGTGACAGACGGGGTGATGCGCGACGCGGTGGGCGTGCTGGGAACCGGGCTGCCGGTCTGGTGCGACGGCATCGCCGCGCCGCCCTCGGTCGCCGGGCTCACCTTCGTCGGCTGGCAGGAACCCATCGCCTGTGGCGGCGTCGCGGTGTTCCCTGGGGACACGGTGGTGGTCGATGAGGATGGCGCGGTGCTGATCCCGGCCGCCTATCTGGACGCGGTTCTGGTCGAGGCGCCGGAGCAGGAGCAGATGGAGGCCTGGATCATGACGGAGGTGGACCGCGGCGTGGAACTGCCCGGCCTCTACCCGATGAACGACGCCACCAAGACCCGCTATCAGGCCTGGAAGGACGCGCAGTAA
- a CDS encoding Ku protein, with translation MASRAVWKGQLRLSLVSIAVEIHSATQSGARVSFRQIHGPSGKAVRYEKTVPGIGPISTGDILKGYELPGDEYLLLQPEEIDAIKLETKKTLELVQFVGEGEIPPLYYDKPYYVVPTDELAEDAYRVVRDALRKAGKVGLGQLTMRGKEALCAVRPCGDGLLMETLYYADEIRSAEPLFSQIEDAPADADLLAVATQLIDRKTAPFDAKVFKDHYDIALRALIEAKRKNRKTPRSAAGEDAARPNGENVVDLMEALRQSLKASGGKDAGKAPAKARTARKPTAKPARKPKSA, from the coding sequence ATGGCATCGCGCGCAGTGTGGAAGGGCCAGTTGCGGCTGTCGCTGGTGTCGATCGCGGTCGAGATTCACAGCGCCACCCAGTCCGGGGCGCGGGTCAGCTTCCGTCAGATCCACGGGCCATCGGGCAAGGCGGTGCGCTATGAAAAGACCGTGCCGGGGATCGGGCCGATCAGCACCGGCGATATCCTGAAGGGCTACGAGCTGCCAGGGGACGAATATCTGCTGCTGCAGCCCGAGGAAATCGACGCGATCAAGCTGGAGACGAAGAAGACCCTCGAGCTGGTGCAGTTCGTGGGCGAGGGCGAGATCCCGCCGCTGTATTACGACAAGCCCTATTACGTCGTGCCGACGGATGAGCTGGCCGAGGATGCCTATCGCGTGGTGCGCGACGCACTGCGCAAGGCGGGCAAGGTCGGGCTGGGCCAACTGACCATGCGCGGCAAGGAAGCGCTGTGCGCCGTGCGGCCTTGCGGCGACGGGTTGCTGATGGAGACGCTGTATTACGCCGATGAGATCCGGTCCGCAGAGCCGCTGTTCTCGCAGATCGAGGATGCGCCGGCAGATGCCGACCTGCTGGCGGTCGCCACACAGTTGATCGACCGCAAGACCGCACCCTTCGATGCCAAGGTCTTCAAGGACCATTACGACATCGCCCTGCGCGCGCTGATCGAGGCCAAGCGCAAGAACCGCAAGACACCGCGCTCGGCGGCGGGCGAGGATGCGGCGCGGCCGAATGGCGAGAATGTGGTGGATCTGATGGAGGCGCTGCGGCAGAGCCTGAAGGCCAGCGGTGGCAAGGACGCGGGCAAGGCCCCCGCCAAGGCCAGAACGGCCCGCAAACCCACCGCCAAGCCCGCGCGCAAACCCAAGTCGGCCTGA
- a CDS encoding efflux RND transporter periplasmic adaptor subunit, whose amino-acid sequence MPRLPLLILALLPLGLALPLSPGAQETTPEIALPAISVTTVGKAVLRDRVIASGLVTPFETVQVQPLIEGQPIEALLVDIGDGVEQGQPLARLSDTALTLRKGQLVASRAAALAAIAQAEAQRVEAQASADEAVRVRARAEQLRAQGSGTQALADQADAQAASALARVTAAEQGALAAEAQRDQIVAQIADIDLQLQRTLVIAPVAGLVTARNAQVGAIASAAGQPMFTLIRDGLLELHADVAERDLLRLAPGQPVRLRAAGLAEPLPGHVRLVEPSVDTASRLGRVRIAIDAPDQVRSGMFAEAEILVAERETLAVPVSALGGAEVLRVTAGGTVELAPVTTGIRDGGLIEITSGLFAGEVVVARARAFVRPGDRINPVPVDAPASATQ is encoded by the coding sequence ATGCCGCGACTGCCCCTGCTCATCCTCGCTCTCCTGCCGCTCGGCCTTGCGCTGCCGCTATCGCCAGGCGCGCAAGAGACCACCCCCGAGATTGCCTTGCCGGCAATCTCTGTCACGACGGTGGGCAAGGCCGTGCTGCGCGACCGGGTGATCGCCTCGGGCCTCGTGACGCCGTTCGAGACCGTTCAGGTGCAGCCGCTGATCGAGGGGCAGCCGATAGAGGCGCTGCTGGTCGACATCGGCGACGGGGTGGAACAGGGCCAGCCGCTGGCCCGGCTGTCCGATACCGCGCTGACGCTGCGCAAGGGCCAGTTGGTGGCCAGCCGCGCCGCCGCGCTGGCCGCGATCGCCCAGGCCGAGGCGCAGCGGGTCGAGGCGCAGGCCAGCGCGGATGAGGCGGTGCGGGTCCGCGCCCGGGCCGAGCAGCTGCGCGCGCAGGGCAGCGGAACCCAGGCGCTGGCCGACCAGGCCGACGCGCAGGCCGCATCTGCGCTGGCGCGGGTGACGGCGGCGGAACAAGGCGCGCTGGCGGCCGAGGCGCAGCGCGACCAGATCGTCGCCCAGATCGCCGATATCGACCTGCAGCTGCAGCGTACGCTGGTCATCGCCCCGGTGGCGGGGCTGGTCACCGCACGCAATGCGCAGGTGGGCGCCATCGCCAGTGCCGCCGGCCAACCGATGTTCACTCTGATCCGCGATGGCCTGCTGGAACTGCATGCCGATGTGGCAGAACGCGACCTGCTGCGGCTTGCGCCCGGCCAGCCCGTCCGCCTGCGCGCCGCGGGCCTGGCAGAGCCGCTGCCCGGCCATGTGCGGCTGGTCGAGCCCTCGGTCGACACCGCCTCGCGCCTTGGCCGGGTGCGCATTGCCATCGACGCGCCGGACCAGGTGCGCAGCGGCATGTTTGCCGAGGCCGAGATCCTGGTGGCCGAGCGCGAGACGCTGGCGGTGCCGGTCTCCGCACTGGGGGGCGCCGAGGTGCTGCGCGTCACCGCAGGCGGCACGGTCGAGCTGGCCCCCGTCACCACCGGCATCCGCGATGGCGGGCTGATCGAGATCACCTCGGGCCTGTTCGCGGGCGAGGTCGTCGTGGCCCGCGCCAGGGCCTTCGTGCGGCCGGGCGACCGGATCAACCCCGTGCCGGTCGATGCTCCGGCCAGTGCCACGCAATAG
- a CDS encoding zinc-finger domain-containing protein yields the protein MTIDAPETQIVTTWKVACDGGEGALGHPRVWLTIPHDTGYVECGYCDKKFVIDREHAHDDH from the coding sequence ATGACCATCGACGCCCCGGAAACACAGATCGTCACCACTTGGAAAGTCGCCTGCGACGGCGGCGAGGGCGCGCTTGGCCATCCGCGCGTCTGGCTGACGATTCCCCATGACACCGGCTATGTCGAATGCGGCTATTGCGACAAGAAGTTCGTGATCGACCGCGAGCATGCCCACGACGACCACTGA
- the polA gene encoding DNA polymerase I: MTFSKGCHLHLIDGSAFIFRAYHALPPLTRKSDGIPVGAVAGFCNMLFRYVANNSGADAATHVAVIFDFSSKTFRNEIYDQYKANRPELPEDLKPQFPLTREATRAFNIACIETDGYEADDIIASYACRAREAGGRVTIISSDKDLMQLVGDGVEMLDPMKNKRIGRDEVLEKFGVYPERVVDVQALAGDSVDNVPGAPGIGIKTAALLINEFGDLETLLERASEIPQPKRRQVLLEHSEQIRMSKRLVELDCDTPLTETLDELEIQPSDPEKLMHFLNLMEFRTLTKRVADSLGVAPPVPVEPIASLPHAEDTPGGTPPEPERLPFDHARYECIRDAATLARWIDAIQARGHVAVDTETTSLDEMQADLVGISLCVEPGRAAYLPICHREGGGDLFASDKLCDGQMPAEQALAMLKPVLEDPAILKIGQNMKYDAKIFARQRGEGYADGIVVEPYDDTMLMSYAMYSGLHNHGMDELADRYLGHTPIPIKSLLGSGKGATTFDRVPIDEAVKYAAEDADVTLRLWQLFKPKLHQVQVTTVYETLERPLVAVLARMEMAGVLVDRDTLSRMSNAFAQKMAGLEAEIHELAGGSFNVGSPKQLGEILFDRLGLPGGVKGKTGAYATGADVLEDLAAEGAELPARVLDWRQLSKLKSTYTDALQTHIHPETGRVHTSYSITGANTGRIASTDPNLQNIPVRTEEGRRIREAFVAAPGKRLVSLDYSQIELRILAHVADIPALKEAFREGIDIHAMTASQMFNVPLEGMDPSVRRQAKAINFGVIYGISGFGLARNLRIPRAEAQAFIDTYFARFPGIREYMDATVAYAKEHGFVQTLFGRKIHTPEINSRGPTAGFARRAAINAPIQGAAADIIRRAMIRMPAAIEGLPAKMLLQVHDELLFEVAEDAVDTLITRAREVMEAAADPAVRLDVPLVVDAGHGMNWAEAH; encoded by the coding sequence ATGACGTTCAGCAAGGGGTGCCACCTGCACCTGATCGACGGGTCGGCCTTCATCTTCCGGGCCTATCACGCGCTGCCGCCGCTGACGCGCAAGTCCGACGGGATCCCGGTCGGCGCCGTGGCGGGATTTTGCAACATGCTGTTCCGCTATGTCGCCAACAACAGCGGCGCCGATGCGGCAACCCATGTGGCGGTGATCTTCGACTTTTCGTCGAAGACCTTCCGCAACGAGATCTATGACCAGTACAAGGCCAACCGGCCCGAGTTGCCCGAAGACCTCAAGCCGCAGTTCCCGCTGACACGCGAGGCGACGCGGGCCTTCAACATCGCCTGCATCGAGACCGACGGCTATGAGGCCGATGACATCATCGCCTCCTATGCCTGCCGCGCGCGCGAGGCGGGGGGGCGGGTGACGATCATCTCCTCCGACAAGGACCTGATGCAGCTTGTCGGTGACGGGGTCGAGATGCTCGACCCGATGAAGAACAAGCGCATCGGCCGCGACGAGGTGCTCGAGAAGTTCGGCGTCTATCCCGAGCGGGTGGTGGATGTGCAGGCGCTGGCTGGGGACAGCGTCGACAACGTGCCGGGCGCCCCCGGCATCGGCATCAAGACCGCGGCGCTGCTCATCAACGAATTCGGCGATCTGGAAACCTTGCTGGAGCGGGCGTCCGAAATCCCCCAGCCCAAGCGCCGGCAGGTGCTGCTGGAGCATTCCGAGCAGATCCGCATGTCGAAGCGGCTGGTGGAACTGGATTGCGACACGCCGCTGACCGAGACGCTGGACGAGCTGGAGATCCAGCCCTCGGATCCCGAAAAGCTGATGCATTTCCTGAACCTGATGGAATTCCGCACCCTGACCAAGCGGGTGGCTGACAGCCTTGGCGTGGCGCCGCCGGTGCCGGTGGAGCCCATCGCCTCGCTGCCCCATGCCGAGGATACGCCCGGTGGCACCCCGCCCGAGCCGGAACGGCTGCCCTTCGACCATGCCCGGTATGAGTGCATCCGTGATGCCGCAACGCTGGCCCGCTGGATCGACGCGATCCAGGCCCGCGGCCATGTCGCGGTGGATACCGAGACGACCTCGCTGGACGAGATGCAGGCCGATCTGGTCGGCATCTCGCTGTGCGTGGAGCCGGGCAGGGCCGCCTACCTGCCGATCTGCCACCGCGAGGGCGGCGGCGACCTCTTCGCATCCGACAAGCTCTGCGACGGGCAGATGCCGGCCGAGCAGGCCCTGGCGATGCTGAAGCCGGTGCTGGAGGATCCCGCGATCCTGAAGATCGGCCAGAACATGAAGTATGACGCGAAGATCTTCGCCCGCCAGCGCGGCGAGGGCTATGCCGATGGCATTGTCGTTGAGCCCTATGACGACACGATGCTGATGTCCTACGCGATGTATTCGGGCCTGCACAATCACGGCATGGACGAGCTTGCGGACCGCTACCTTGGCCACACGCCGATCCCGATCAAGTCGCTGCTGGGGTCGGGCAAGGGCGCCACCACCTTCGACCGGGTGCCGATCGACGAAGCGGTGAAATACGCCGCCGAGGATGCCGATGTGACGCTGCGCCTGTGGCAGCTGTTCAAGCCGAAGCTGCATCAGGTGCAGGTGACGACCGTATATGAGACGCTGGAACGGCCGCTGGTGGCGGTGCTGGCGCGTATGGAGATGGCCGGCGTTCTGGTGGACCGGGACACGCTCAGCCGCATGTCCAACGCCTTCGCGCAGAAGATGGCGGGGCTGGAGGCCGAGATTCACGAGCTGGCGGGCGGGTCGTTCAACGTCGGCTCCCCCAAGCAGCTGGGCGAGATCCTGTTCGACCGGCTGGGCCTGCCCGGCGGCGTGAAGGGCAAGACCGGCGCCTACGCGACCGGCGCCGATGTGCTGGAGGATCTGGCGGCCGAGGGCGCCGAACTGCCGGCGCGGGTGCTGGACTGGCGGCAGCTGTCGAAGCTGAAATCCACCTATACCGACGCGCTGCAGACCCATATCCACCCGGAAACCGGGCGGGTCCACACCTCCTATTCCATCACCGGGGCCAACACGGGCCGCATCGCCTCGACCGATCCGAACCTGCAGAACATCCCGGTGCGCACCGAGGAAGGCCGCCGCATCCGCGAGGCCTTTGTGGCTGCTCCCGGCAAGCGGCTGGTCAGCCTCGACTACAGCCAGATCGAGCTACGGATCCTGGCGCATGTGGCCGATATCCCGGCGCTGAAAGAGGCGTTCCGCGAGGGGATCGACATTCACGCGATGACCGCCAGCCAGATGTTCAACGTGCCGCTTGAGGGGATGGACCCTTCGGTGCGACGGCAGGCCAAGGCGATCAACTTCGGGGTGATCTACGGCATTTCCGGCTTTGGCCTGGCCCGCAACCTGCGCATTCCGCGGGCCGAGGCGCAGGCCTTCATCGACACCTATTTCGCGCGCTTTCCTGGCATCCGCGAATACATGGACGCGACCGTTGCCTATGCGAAAGAGCACGGGTTCGTGCAAACGCTGTTCGGCCGCAAGATCCACACGCCCGAGATCAACTCGCGCGGGCCGACCGCCGGCTTTGCCCGCCGCGCCGCGATCAATGCGCCCATCCAGGGCGCGGCCGCCGACATCATCCGCCGCGCGATGATAAGGATGCCCGCGGCCATCGAGGGGCTGCCGGCCAAGATGCTGCTGCAGGTGCATGACGAATTGCTGTTCGAGGTGGCCGAGGATGCGGTGGACACACTCATCACCCGCGCCCGCGAGGTGATGGAGGCAGCGGCCGATCCTGCGGTGCGGCTGGATGTGCCGCTGGTGGTGGATGCCGGTCACGGGATGAACTGGGCCGAGGCGCATTAG